A region from the Aegilops tauschii subsp. strangulata cultivar AL8/78 chromosome 5, Aet v6.0, whole genome shotgun sequence genome encodes:
- the LOC109742489 gene encoding fatty acid elongase 3-like — MMTDKREEAQASIYIRPPFPKSLSILRTVRPQQPPLFPPASDRSGGRTMAALVGDVAYWLAEHPDIVGFRWSPSGLWFSTWAFLLGFLATYVSLCLAADALLRRRKPLPLGPLPPAHALLMAAVSATIFAGTLLSAVAEIRDTRWSWRGRSRTTPLRWLLCFPPGTRSSGRVFFWSYAYYLSRYLHAARGAFAVVRRRRGAAARVFAHAASVAMAFLWLEFSQSFQVLAILASTLAHAVAFGFRFWVDSAGLPAARAARSGSAPVALGCQLGLLGCNLVCHAGVVWMHFGGAMAGGCSGIGAWVVNTLLNAALLWVFLHCYGTRGVCDDDGGAAAAAAALKKKKKKKEM; from the coding sequence ATGATGACCGACAAACGAGAGGAGGCCCAGGCGAGTATATATATCCGGCCCCCATTCCCCAAATCCCTTTCCATCCTCCGCACCGTACGACCGCAACAACCTCCCCTTTTTCCGCCGGCGAGCGACCGATCCGGCGGACGGACCATGGCCGCGCTCGTCGGCGACGTCGCCTACTGGCTGGCGGAGCACCCGGACATCGTCGGCTTCCGCTGGAGCCCCTCGGGCCTCTGGTTCTCCACCTGGGCCTTCCTCCTCGGCTTCCTCGCCACCTACGTGTCCCTCTGCCTCGCCGCCGacgcgctcctccgccgccggaaGCCGCTCCCTCTCGGGCCCCTCCCCCCCGCGCACGCGCTCCTCATGGCCGCCGTCTCGGCCACCATCTTTGCCGGCACGCTGCTGTCGGCGGTGGCGGAGATTCGGGACACGCGCTGGTCGTGGCGGGGCCGGAGCCGGACGACGCCGCTCCGGTGGCTCCTCTGCTTCCCGCCGGGGACCCGCTCGTCCGGCCGCGTCTTCTTCTGGTCCTACGCCTACTACCTCTCCCGGTACCTCCACGCGGCCCGGGGCGCGTTCGCGGTGGTCAGGCGCCGGCGCGGGGCGGCCGCCCGGGTGTTCGCGCACGCCGCGTCCGTGGCCATGGCCTTCCTGTGGCTCGAGTTCTCGCAGTCGTTCCAGGTGCTGGCCATCCTCGCCTCCACGCTCGCCCACGCCGTCGCCTTCGGGTTCCGCTTCTGGGTCGACAGCGCGGGGCTCCCGGCGGCGCGCGCCGCCCGGAGCGGGTCGGCGCCCGTGGCGCTGGGGTGCCAGCTCGGGCTGCTGGGGTGCAACCTGGTGTGCCACGCGGGGGTGGTGTGGATGCACTTCGGGGGCGCGATGGCCGGCGGGTGCAGCGGCATCGGGGCCTGGGTGGTCAACACGCTGCTCAACGCCGCGCTGCTCTGGGTGTTCCTGCACTGCTACGGCACGCGCGGCGTCTGCGACGACGACgggggcgccgccgccgccgccgccgccttgaagaagaagaagaagaagaaggagatgtGA